The following are encoded together in the Juglans microcarpa x Juglans regia isolate MS1-56 chromosome 2D, Jm3101_v1.0, whole genome shotgun sequence genome:
- the LOC121251206 gene encoding RING-H2 finger protein ATL78-like codes for MSASTSNNLGSRYQTLAAEFYSRRLLLHNPLYQPPTTASPPAPGNGHGSPETYPGDNSFDTNVVMVLSVLLCALICSLGLNSIIRCALRCSNLVASESSSGNISARTANTGIKKKALRTFTMVNFSAELNLTGLDTECAICLSEFAPGERLRLLPKCNHGFHARCIDKWLSSHSSCPKCRHCLMETCQKIVGGGRASSSGPPATVLQEISSVTVSIAPLEPEGLIRNYRGLN; via the coding sequence ATGTCTGCTTCTACTTCCAACAATCTCGGCTCAAGATATCAAACACTTGCAGCAGAATTTTACTCGAGAAGATTGCTTCTACACAATCCTCTCTACCAGCCACCAACCACTGCATCTCCTCCAGCCCCCGGAAATGGCCACGGGTCGCCGGAAACATACCCGGGTGACAATAGTTTCGATACAAATGTTGTCATGGTTCTCTCAGTCCTCTTGTGTGCCCTGATTTGCTCCTTGGGGTTGAATTCCATCATTAGGTGTGCTTTGAGGTGCTCAAATTTAGTAGCATCCGAGTCCAGCAGTGGAAACATCTCTGCTCGCACGGCCAACACTGGGATCAAGAAAAAGGCCCTCAGGACTTTCACGATGGTGAATTTCTCGGCTGAACTGAACCTGACAGGCTTGGACACCGAGTGTGCGATATGTCTATCAGAGTTCGCGCCGGGCGAGCGTCTGCGCCTTCTACCCAAGTGCAACCATGGGTTTCACGCCCGCTGCATCGATAAGTGGCTAAGTTCACACTCCTCCTGCCCAAAATGCAGGCACTGCCTTATGGAGACATGCCAAAAGATCGTAGGCGGCGGCCGGGCCAGCTCTTCAGGACCGCCTGCAACAGTACTGCAAGAAATCAGTAGTGTAACTGTAAGCATCGCACCACTTGAACCCGAAGGTTTGATACGTAATTATAGGGGACTTAATTAG